A window of the Algoriphagus halophilus genome harbors these coding sequences:
- a CDS encoding VCBS repeat-containing protein: MRNHIASLILVVSLFSCKEETEKKTTLFQEIDKTSSGVDFRNDLSFSEDFNIFTYRNYYNGGGVAIGDINNDGLVDLYFTANLGPNKLYLNKGEFKFEDITEQAGVAGARAWSTGVSMADVDGDGFLDIYVCNSGDISGDNKQNELFINQGDGTFLEMAEAYGLADQGFSTHAVFFDYDKDGDLDVYLLNNSYQAIGTFNKMQNERIKRDNVGGDKLYRNDDGKFQDVSEEAGIYGSVIGFGLGITIGDVNQDTWPDIFISNDFFEKDYLYINNQDGTFTESLEKSMRSISAASMGADIADINGDGLLDIFVTDMLPESQTRLKQVTTFENWDKYQFNKTYGYHYQLSRNMLHLNNGDGTFSEIGRLSNVEATDWSWGALIFDMDNDGLRDIFVANGIYQDITDLDYLNFIDDDKTKSQIISQEGVNFKALVDPIPINPIPNYAFRNLGELKFENIAEDWGLGKAIHSNGAAYGDLNNDGTLDLVVNNVNQPSQIFKNQGKSIYPTHHFIQIQLEGKEKNTHAIGTQIRLKAEGKIFYSEQMPNRGFQSSVDPKITIGLGELTKVESIEILWPDGKYTELKNQAVDQLLKLNWEDAGEILSEKPFFEKPNNQQFHKIENPGLSFVHEENAFVDFDRDRLTYIMYSTEGPAFAKADVNGDGLEDLFFGGAKTFSAKLFLATSSGKYYESPQDAFVKDIQSEDTDAVFFDADGDGDMDLMVTSGGNESGFGSIDLADRLYLNDGKGNFTKNSSAGFATVFGSSSSVKPIDINKDGAIDLFVGGRLVPFTYGAYASSQLWINDGNGNFTEESTTLAPILKDLGMITDATVLDWDQDGNEDLVLVGEWAAPIFLKNINGRLEKIEMPELETLKGWYRAVEVADLNNDGLPDLILGNNGLNSRFKITSDSPVKMFLNDFDQNGSVEQIFTQEVGGVQVPYTLKHELERQIPSVKKKYIRYSNYNNESLTDIFPSEIVNQSIINEVNNLESGVLMNEGNGNFSWKPFPILAQRSYVFAIAVLDLNEDGNLDLILGGNLSQAKPEVGKYDASYGEVLLGKGDGTFDYWKNAAHGLKLDGDIRAFGLLENKKLLVVKNSAQAEIWDFK, translated from the coding sequence ATGAGGAATCATATTGCAAGCCTTATTCTAGTAGTTTCACTTTTTTCCTGTAAAGAAGAAACGGAAAAAAAAACTACCCTATTTCAGGAAATTGACAAGACTAGTTCAGGGGTAGATTTCCGGAATGACTTAAGTTTTAGTGAAGATTTCAATATTTTCACTTACCGGAACTACTATAACGGCGGTGGAGTGGCTATCGGAGATATCAACAACGATGGGCTAGTTGACCTGTACTTCACGGCTAACTTAGGACCCAACAAACTTTATCTCAATAAAGGAGAATTCAAGTTTGAAGACATCACAGAACAAGCTGGAGTGGCAGGAGCTCGTGCCTGGAGCACCGGGGTCTCCATGGCTGATGTAGACGGAGATGGATTTCTGGATATTTATGTTTGCAACTCTGGTGACATTTCAGGAGATAACAAACAAAACGAACTTTTTATCAATCAGGGAGATGGGACCTTCTTAGAAATGGCCGAGGCTTATGGATTGGCTGATCAAGGATTTTCCACACATGCAGTATTTTTTGATTATGATAAAGATGGAGACCTGGATGTCTATTTGCTGAATAATTCTTACCAAGCGATCGGTACTTTCAACAAAATGCAGAACGAAAGGATCAAACGGGACAATGTTGGAGGTGATAAACTCTATCGGAATGATGATGGAAAATTCCAGGACGTATCCGAAGAAGCCGGCATTTATGGTTCCGTAATCGGTTTTGGTCTGGGGATTACCATCGGGGATGTCAATCAGGACACCTGGCCTGACATTTTTATTTCCAATGATTTCTTCGAAAAGGACTACCTCTATATTAATAATCAAGATGGCACCTTCACAGAATCATTGGAAAAGTCCATGCGCTCTATCAGCGCAGCATCCATGGGGGCTGACATAGCTGATATCAATGGAGACGGTCTTTTGGACATTTTTGTGACTGACATGCTTCCGGAATCACAAACCCGGCTAAAGCAGGTCACTACTTTTGAGAATTGGGATAAATACCAATTCAACAAGACCTACGGGTATCACTATCAGCTTTCCCGCAATATGCTCCACCTTAACAATGGGGATGGTACATTCAGCGAAATAGGTAGACTCAGCAATGTAGAGGCTACGGATTGGAGTTGGGGAGCACTGATATTTGACATGGACAATGATGGATTAAGGGATATTTTTGTAGCGAATGGCATCTATCAGGACATTACGGACCTTGATTATTTAAATTTCATTGACGATGATAAAACCAAAAGTCAAATCATCTCTCAGGAAGGAGTGAATTTTAAAGCATTAGTCGACCCCATACCAATCAATCCCATACCAAATTACGCATTCCGTAATTTGGGTGAATTGAAATTTGAAAATATAGCTGAGGACTGGGGACTTGGTAAAGCAATCCATTCAAATGGTGCCGCATACGGAGACTTAAACAACGACGGCACGCTGGATTTGGTGGTAAACAATGTCAATCAACCTTCCCAGATCTTCAAAAATCAGGGAAAATCCATTTACCCAACTCATCACTTTATTCAAATTCAACTGGAGGGTAAAGAAAAAAATACCCATGCCATAGGAACACAAATCCGTCTGAAAGCAGAAGGAAAAATATTCTATTCAGAACAAATGCCAAACCGGGGTTTTCAATCCTCAGTAGACCCGAAAATCACCATAGGTTTAGGGGAGTTGACAAAGGTTGAATCTATTGAAATTCTTTGGCCAGACGGAAAATACACAGAACTAAAAAATCAAGCAGTCGATCAGTTACTCAAATTGAATTGGGAAGATGCGGGAGAAATACTCTCTGAAAAGCCCTTCTTTGAAAAACCTAACAACCAACAATTCCATAAAATTGAAAACCCGGGCTTAAGCTTCGTTCATGAAGAAAATGCATTCGTGGACTTTGATCGGGACCGACTCACCTATATCATGTATTCCACCGAAGGGCCGGCATTTGCGAAAGCCGATGTAAACGGTGATGGGCTGGAGGATCTCTTTTTTGGAGGAGCTAAAACCTTCTCTGCGAAACTATTTCTCGCTACATCTTCTGGAAAATACTATGAAAGTCCGCAAGATGCATTTGTAAAAGATATACAATCTGAGGATACCGATGCGGTATTTTTCGATGCGGATGGAGATGGCGATATGGACTTGATGGTAACATCTGGAGGCAATGAATCTGGTTTTGGATCGATAGATCTGGCAGACCGGCTATACTTAAATGACGGAAAAGGAAATTTCACCAAGAATTCTTCGGCCGGATTTGCTACCGTTTTTGGGAGCAGCAGTTCCGTCAAACCAATCGACATCAACAAAGACGGTGCAATAGATCTATTTGTAGGGGGAAGGCTGGTTCCTTTCACTTATGGCGCCTATGCGAGCAGTCAACTATGGATCAATGACGGAAATGGCAATTTTACAGAGGAGTCGACTACCCTTGCTCCTATCCTCAAAGATCTTGGAATGATTACCGATGCCACCGTGCTTGATTGGGATCAGGATGGAAACGAGGATTTGGTTTTAGTTGGGGAATGGGCTGCTCCAATCTTCCTGAAAAACATCAATGGCAGACTAGAAAAAATCGAAATGCCAGAACTGGAGACCTTGAAAGGATGGTATCGAGCAGTGGAAGTAGCAGATTTGAATAACGATGGATTGCCAGATTTGATTCTAGGGAACAATGGACTGAATTCAAGATTCAAAATCACTTCTGATTCCCCTGTTAAAATGTTTTTAAATGACTTTGATCAAAATGGATCTGTCGAACAAATTTTTACACAAGAAGTGGGAGGAGTTCAAGTCCCATATACTTTAAAACATGAACTAGAGCGTCAAATTCCTTCGGTCAAAAAGAAATACATACGCTATAGTAATTACAATAATGAATCATTAACAGATATTTTCCCTTCTGAAATTGTCAATCAGTCCATCATCAATGAAGTTAACAATTTAGAATCCGGAGTGCTTATGAATGAAGGAAACGGAAACTTTTCCTGGAAACCATTTCCTATCCTAGCTCAACGTTCCTACGTTTTTGCAATTGCAGTTTTAGATTTGAATGAGGATGGAAATTTGGATTTGATTTTGGGAGGAAACCTATCCCAGGCCAAACCGGAAGTGGGTAAATATGATGCCAGCTATGGTGAGGTCTTATTAGGTAAAGGAGATGGAACCTTTGATTATTGGAAAAATGCAGCGCATGGTCTCAAATTAGATGGGGATATCCGAGCTTTTGGACTTCTTGAAAACAAAAAACTACTGGTAGTAAAAAATAGTGCTCAGGCTGAGATTTGGGATTTCAAGTGA
- a CDS encoding bifunctional alpha,alpha-trehalose-phosphate synthase (UDP-forming)/trehalose-phosphatase produces MAKTIIVSNRLPISLRHRNGKFEFKPSAGGLATGLDSIYKSGENIWIGWPGNTVDDAEQRAEIILELHELKMAPVFLSKKDVEQFYEGFSNETLWPAFHYFTQYMVYNPDHWEAYVRVNQKFCDAIVKKADPDDTIWVHDYQLMLLPQMLREILPDATIAFFQHIPFPSYEIIRMIPWRRELLEGVCGADLIGFHTYDDMRHFLSAVGRITGMSGESGYIQAENRIINVDSFPMGIDYHKFAKQAKSRKTQNIVKDFREKVGDQTLLLTIDRLDYSKGIPQRIHVFDQLLKQHKELRGKVSMIMIVVPSRDRVQSYKELKEEIDLLVGRINSEYSTLDWVPVHYFYRSFPFEELSAFYSMSDIALVTPLRDGMNLVCKEFVASKNDEKGVLILSEMAGASKELQDAILVNPNDRQGVVDAIYQALSMSEEEQKLRISTMQESLKKYDVFQWVKVFMDRIEHVKAKQAELTSKDVDAKVMNEIQASFKKAKSPIFFLDYDGTLTGFKANPQDAVPDTELKSLVKELSGKAQVVIISGRDKDTLGKWFKGQQIDMIAEHGVWVHRKDHSQDWELYAEVDDSWKDDIRSVMEYYVLRTPGAFIEEKHHSLVWHYRKVESGLGDLRMRELFSHLKYMARGHNLQVLEGNMVLEIKRPDINKGRAANSLMKGHEFDFILAIGDDWTDEDTFKAMPKNAYSIRVGYAYTQANYNIKSVKQVRQLLHKLAES; encoded by the coding sequence ATGGCAAAAACCATAATTGTATCCAACAGATTGCCCATTAGTTTGCGACACCGCAATGGCAAATTCGAATTCAAACCTAGTGCTGGAGGGCTTGCAACTGGACTTGACTCCATTTACAAATCAGGAGAAAATATCTGGATTGGCTGGCCTGGTAATACAGTAGACGATGCCGAACAACGAGCAGAGATCATTCTTGAGCTCCATGAGCTTAAAATGGCTCCTGTATTTCTTTCAAAGAAAGACGTCGAGCAGTTTTACGAGGGGTTTAGTAATGAGACCCTGTGGCCGGCTTTTCACTATTTTACTCAATACATGGTGTACAACCCGGATCACTGGGAAGCCTATGTCAGAGTAAACCAGAAATTTTGTGACGCTATTGTAAAAAAAGCTGATCCTGACGATACCATCTGGGTTCATGATTATCAATTGATGTTGCTCCCTCAAATGCTCCGGGAAATTCTTCCCGATGCTACCATCGCATTTTTCCAACATATCCCATTCCCTTCCTATGAAATTATCCGGATGATTCCATGGAGAAGAGAACTGCTTGAAGGAGTTTGTGGCGCAGATTTAATTGGCTTCCACACATATGATGATATGCGTCACTTCCTAAGTGCCGTAGGTAGAATTACCGGCATGTCAGGAGAAAGTGGCTACATTCAAGCAGAGAATCGAATCATCAATGTGGATTCTTTCCCAATGGGAATTGATTACCACAAGTTTGCCAAGCAAGCCAAAAGTCGAAAAACACAAAATATTGTCAAGGACTTCCGGGAGAAAGTCGGAGACCAGACTCTACTCCTGACTATTGACCGTTTGGATTACTCCAAAGGAATTCCCCAACGGATTCATGTGTTCGATCAGCTATTGAAACAACACAAAGAACTTCGAGGGAAAGTTTCCATGATCATGATTGTGGTACCTTCCAGAGACCGGGTTCAATCTTATAAAGAGCTGAAAGAAGAAATTGATTTGCTGGTCGGAAGAATCAACAGTGAATATTCCACCTTAGATTGGGTACCTGTTCATTATTTCTATAGAAGCTTCCCATTTGAAGAATTAAGTGCTTTTTATAGCATGTCTGATATCGCATTGGTCACTCCATTAAGAGATGGAATGAATCTCGTCTGTAAAGAGTTCGTGGCCAGTAAAAATGATGAAAAGGGAGTTCTCATACTATCTGAAATGGCTGGAGCTTCCAAGGAACTACAAGATGCCATCCTCGTCAATCCTAATGATAGACAAGGAGTAGTGGACGCTATTTATCAAGCGCTTTCCATGAGTGAAGAAGAGCAAAAGCTTCGAATTAGCACCATGCAGGAAAGTCTCAAGAAATACGATGTCTTTCAATGGGTGAAGGTTTTCATGGATCGAATCGAGCATGTCAAAGCAAAACAAGCTGAATTGACCTCGAAGGATGTAGATGCCAAAGTCATGAATGAGATTCAGGCCAGCTTTAAGAAGGCAAAATCACCGATCTTCTTTTTAGATTATGACGGTACCTTGACTGGTTTCAAAGCCAACCCTCAAGATGCCGTACCTGATACTGAATTAAAAAGTCTCGTAAAAGAACTCAGCGGAAAAGCCCAAGTGGTCATCATTTCCGGCCGGGATAAAGACACCTTAGGAAAATGGTTCAAAGGACAGCAGATTGATATGATTGCCGAACATGGAGTTTGGGTGCATAGGAAAGACCATTCCCAAGACTGGGAATTATATGCAGAAGTAGATGATAGCTGGAAAGATGACATCCGATCAGTTATGGAATACTACGTTCTGAGAACTCCTGGAGCATTTATTGAAGAAAAACACCACTCGCTGGTATGGCATTATAGAAAAGTAGAAAGTGGACTGGGAGATTTGAGAATGCGCGAACTATTCAGTCACTTGAAATACATGGCCAGAGGTCATAATCTGCAAGTATTGGAAGGGAATATGGTATTGGAAATTAAACGACCAGACATCAACAAAGGAAGAGCTGCAAACTCTTTGATGAAAGGGCATGAATTTGACTTTATTTTGGCGATTGGAGATGACTGGACTGATGAGGACACCTTCAAAGCAATGCCAAAAAATGCCTATTCCATTAGAGTAGGTTATGCTTATACGCAGGCGAATTATAATATTAAATCCGTGAAACAAGTCAGGCAGCTACTCCATAAACTGGCTGAAAGTTAA
- a CDS encoding VCBS repeat-containing protein, whose protein sequence is MKQKTLLIILFISCLSCQKEEKSNDVLFQLLSEEDSGISFRNDLTYTEKVNPYTFRNFYNGAGVALGDINNDGLIDIFLAGNQTSNKLYLNQGGLKFKDITDQSGLSSTGYWTTGVSMADVNGDGLLDLYICKSGPPGGDKRHNELFINNNNLTFSEKSKEYGIAEKGLSQHAVFFDFDKDGDLDMYLLSNSARSIGIYDLRVGQREIRDPEGGNKLFRNDGDIFTDVSEEAGIYGSNIGYGLGVTVADLNDDNWPDLYVSNDFFERDYLYLNNQDGTFSEVLPDLLPEISLGSMGADIADLDNDTRPDIFVTEMLPKELSRVKTKTPFEEWDKFQSNIKAGYHQQFTRNTLQRNLGFRPGTQTPIFAEVSRMAGLEATDWSWGALIFDMDNDGLKDILVTNGIVKDLTDFDFVDFYVNNQEKIQGFQKDSILLTKMIDAFPSTPQQNFLFKNQGNWNFENLAQNLGLDQLTFSTGSAYGDLDNDGDLDLVINNLNDRAFIYRNTSSDKNIGNYLSIELGQEFGTKVIAYASDQKFIQEYQPVKGYMSSVDPRMHFGLGTIEKLDSLEIFWPDGKIQIIRDVQANQALKLIPKEEDKINPNLEKNPGTLFIQKDTKFPFQHQESNFIDFDRDRLRFWMISNEGPKAAKADVNGDGLEDIFIPGAKEQTSILLIQNPTGQFISHQEELFDSDAISEDVTAHFFDANGDGKPDLLVGSGGIEFGDNSPAYSDRLYLNDGTGNFQKSPQFFSSNPTAFLLSLDFDEDGDMDLIVGSRAIPFGYGIPTGLQVWENDGMGRFKQISQSLNPELSKIGMLTSGDLADLDGDGKLEIIVAGEWMSIRIFSFEGNKLIEKTSDFGFENSSGLWNCLFVSDVNMDGHPDILAGNHGLNSRLHSNSNSQLRMILNDFDQNGTLDQILSQFENQRTIPWVLKPALLRQLPSLRKQLLTYESYQNKSLEDLFPEAVWANSLILTAGTLETSLWLNDGKSNFKMTDLPAEIQSAPVYSITSITGESGEPLLIFGGNQSRIKPELGSQMGSYGWVLKPNGKNEWKTLIPEESGLFVPGEIRDFLQINLENRPNLVVLRNNDVPLVFEFHE, encoded by the coding sequence ATGAAGCAAAAAACCCTCCTTATTATTTTATTTATTTCGTGCCTTTCTTGCCAAAAGGAAGAGAAAAGTAATGACGTACTTTTCCAACTTCTTTCAGAGGAAGATTCAGGGATATCTTTCAGAAATGATCTTACTTACACCGAAAAAGTAAATCCCTACACTTTTCGTAATTTTTACAACGGAGCAGGAGTAGCATTAGGCGATATTAATAATGATGGTTTAATTGATATTTTCCTAGCCGGAAATCAAACTTCTAACAAACTATATCTGAACCAAGGGGGGCTTAAATTTAAAGACATTACCGACCAATCTGGACTTAGCTCAACTGGATATTGGACTACCGGTGTAAGTATGGCTGATGTAAACGGGGATGGTTTATTGGACCTTTACATTTGCAAATCGGGCCCTCCAGGTGGAGATAAACGCCATAATGAACTTTTTATCAATAATAATAACCTCACTTTTTCAGAAAAATCAAAAGAGTACGGAATTGCTGAAAAAGGACTGAGCCAGCATGCTGTCTTCTTTGATTTTGACAAAGATGGAGATTTGGACATGTACCTACTCAGTAATTCGGCAAGATCCATAGGGATTTATGACCTTAGGGTTGGGCAACGTGAAATCCGTGATCCCGAAGGAGGAAATAAGTTATTCAGAAACGATGGAGATATCTTCACGGATGTATCTGAGGAGGCTGGAATATACGGGAGTAATATAGGATATGGTCTTGGAGTCACTGTAGCTGACCTAAACGATGATAATTGGCCAGATTTATATGTTTCCAATGATTTTTTTGAACGGGACTATCTCTACCTGAACAATCAGGATGGAACATTTTCTGAAGTTCTGCCAGATCTTCTGCCTGAGATCAGCTTGGGAAGTATGGGAGCTGATATTGCCGATCTGGACAATGATACTCGGCCAGATATTTTTGTCACAGAAATGCTGCCAAAGGAACTTTCTCGTGTCAAAACGAAAACTCCTTTTGAAGAATGGGACAAATTTCAATCTAATATTAAGGCTGGATACCATCAACAATTCACAAGAAATACCCTTCAAAGAAACTTAGGATTCAGACCTGGAACTCAAACCCCCATTTTTGCAGAAGTTAGTCGAATGGCCGGATTAGAAGCGACAGACTGGAGTTGGGGAGCCTTGATTTTCGACATGGACAATGACGGACTGAAGGATATATTAGTCACTAATGGAATTGTGAAAGATTTGACTGATTTTGATTTCGTAGATTTCTATGTCAACAATCAGGAGAAAATTCAAGGTTTTCAGAAAGACTCCATCCTTTTGACCAAAATGATTGATGCATTTCCTTCTACCCCCCAGCAAAACTTTCTCTTTAAAAATCAAGGCAACTGGAATTTTGAAAACCTTGCTCAAAATTTGGGTTTAGACCAGCTTACTTTCAGCACTGGATCAGCTTATGGGGATTTAGATAATGATGGAGATCTTGACTTAGTAATAAATAATTTAAATGACCGAGCTTTCATTTACCGAAATACCAGTTCCGACAAAAATATCGGAAACTACCTGAGCATAGAGCTAGGTCAGGAATTTGGCACCAAAGTCATCGCCTATGCATCCGATCAAAAATTCATTCAGGAGTATCAACCTGTCAAAGGTTACATGTCTTCGGTTGATCCTCGGATGCATTTTGGCTTGGGTACTATTGAAAAACTCGATTCCCTAGAGATTTTTTGGCCAGACGGTAAAATCCAAATTATCAGAGATGTTCAAGCCAATCAGGCACTGAAACTTATCCCAAAAGAGGAGGACAAAATAAACCCAAACCTAGAGAAAAATCCAGGAACGCTATTCATTCAAAAAGACACAAAATTTCCGTTTCAGCATCAGGAGAGCAACTTTATTGATTTTGATCGTGATCGCTTACGATTTTGGATGATCAGCAATGAGGGACCAAAAGCCGCCAAAGCAGATGTGAATGGAGATGGTTTGGAAGATATTTTCATTCCAGGGGCGAAAGAACAAACCTCTATCTTGCTGATCCAAAATCCAACAGGTCAATTTATATCCCACCAAGAAGAACTCTTTGATTCGGATGCAATTTCCGAAGATGTCACCGCACATTTTTTTGATGCTAACGGTGATGGAAAGCCTGATTTACTGGTAGGAAGTGGGGGAATCGAGTTTGGTGATAATTCGCCAGCTTATTCGGACCGACTTTATCTGAATGATGGAACTGGAAACTTCCAAAAGTCACCTCAATTCTTTTCTTCAAACCCAACCGCCTTTCTTCTTTCTCTAGATTTTGATGAAGACGGAGATATGGATTTGATCGTCGGTAGCCGAGCAATACCATTTGGATATGGAATCCCGACTGGCCTGCAAGTCTGGGAGAATGATGGAATGGGACGTTTTAAGCAAATTTCTCAGAGTCTAAACCCTGAACTTTCCAAAATTGGGATGCTGACTAGCGGAGATTTGGCCGATTTGGATGGAGATGGGAAACTCGAAATAATTGTGGCAGGAGAATGGATGTCCATTCGGATATTTAGTTTTGAGGGAAATAAATTAATTGAAAAAACTTCCGATTTTGGTTTTGAAAATTCAAGTGGTCTTTGGAATTGCCTATTTGTTTCAGATGTCAATATGGATGGCCATCCTGATATTCTAGCTGGGAATCATGGCTTAAACTCCCGACTTCATAGCAATAGCAACTCTCAACTCAGAATGATCCTGAATGACTTTGATCAAAATGGAACCTTGGATCAAATCCTTTCCCAATTTGAAAATCAAAGAACAATTCCTTGGGTGCTAAAGCCTGCTTTACTACGTCAACTCCCCTCTTTGCGAAAGCAATTACTGACCTACGAATCCTACCAAAACAAGTCTTTAGAAGATCTTTTCCCTGAAGCTGTTTGGGCTAATTCCTTAATTCTAACAGCTGGTACTCTTGAAACTAGCCTATGGCTAAATGACGGAAAAAGTAATTTCAAGATGACTGATTTACCTGCTGAAATTCAATCTGCTCCTGTCTATTCCATCACTTCTATAACTGGAGAATCAGGAGAGCCTTTGTTGATTTTTGGAGGAAATCAAAGTAGGATCAAACCAGAATTAGGCAGTCAGATGGGAAGCTATGGCTGGGTATTGAAACCAAATGGAAAAAATGAATGGAAAACCTTAATACCGGAAGAAAGCGGTTTATTTGTCCCTGGTGAAATCCGGGATTTTCTTCAAATCAATCTTGAAAACAGACCAAATTTAGTAGTATTACGAAATAATGATGTGCCATTGGTTTTTGAATTTCACGAATAG
- a CDS encoding vanadium-dependent haloperoxidase produces MRLFKTILGLGLLFSMLSCQKQVDYSNAITDGHYLIKAQDRITEVIIHDIFSPPVAARIYSYSSLAAYEVAAATDPNYVSLLGQLNGSEKTTFTPSEEVYLPLASLAAYYHVGTGLIFSEDMMNEHRDAAYAGLKEKGIPDDVFEASIEFGKEVGDVIKAYSSKDNYHQSRSFPKFTVTGEIGTWEPTPPAYMEAIEPHWNKIRTFVLDSAAQFKPLAPPKFSSEPGSEFYNAAKEVYDAAVTADEEQKNIALFWDCNPYKMNVKGHVMFAEKKITPGGHWMSIAGIASKAAGKDWKGTAETFALTGIALNEAFISCWDEKYRSNLIRPETYINQYIDEEWVPILQTPPFPEHTSGHSVASSAAGYTLGQLFGDEFHLVDSSEVAYGLPIREYDSFSQAYKEAAISRFYGGIHYMPAIDYGVTQGLSVGEFIWNNISTKPERLAQSN; encoded by the coding sequence ATGCGCTTATTTAAAACCATACTTGGCCTAGGCTTGCTCTTTAGCATGCTTTCATGCCAAAAACAAGTCGATTATTCCAATGCCATTACTGATGGCCATTATTTAATCAAAGCACAGGATAGGATTACTGAGGTCATTATTCATGATATCTTTTCACCCCCAGTGGCTGCAAGGATTTATTCCTATTCAAGCTTGGCTGCCTATGAGGTTGCTGCAGCTACCGACCCCAATTACGTTTCCTTATTAGGTCAGCTAAATGGATCAGAAAAAACCACCTTTACTCCTTCTGAGGAGGTGTACCTACCGCTTGCTTCCCTTGCAGCATATTACCATGTAGGTACCGGTTTAATTTTCTCTGAAGATATGATGAACGAGCATAGAGATGCAGCCTATGCAGGACTGAAGGAAAAAGGAATTCCTGACGATGTATTTGAAGCATCTATTGAATTTGGTAAAGAAGTGGGTGATGTAATCAAAGCCTATTCTTCTAAAGACAATTATCATCAGAGTCGTTCCTTCCCCAAATTTACTGTAACAGGGGAAATTGGAACTTGGGAACCTACTCCTCCTGCTTACATGGAGGCAATTGAGCCTCATTGGAATAAAATCAGAACATTTGTATTGGATTCAGCAGCCCAGTTTAAGCCGCTTGCTCCACCTAAGTTTTCAAGCGAACCAGGGTCAGAGTTTTATAATGCGGCAAAAGAAGTGTATGATGCAGCTGTTACGGCAGATGAAGAACAGAAAAACATTGCTTTATTCTGGGATTGCAATCCTTATAAAATGAATGTCAAAGGACATGTCATGTTTGCTGAGAAAAAAATCACTCCAGGAGGTCACTGGATGAGCATTGCTGGTATAGCCAGCAAAGCGGCCGGCAAAGATTGGAAAGGTACCGCAGAAACTTTTGCCTTGACTGGAATTGCCCTAAATGAGGCATTTATTTCCTGTTGGGATGAAAAATATCGCAGCAACTTAATCAGACCGGAAACTTACATCAATCAATACATCGATGAGGAATGGGTACCGATTTTACAGACCCCTCCTTTCCCAGAACACACCAGTGGGCATAGCGTAGCTTCCTCAGCTGCTGGTTATACCTTAGGCCAATTATTCGGGGATGAGTTTCATTTAGTTGACAGTTCAGAAGTGGCTTACGGTCTACCTATCAGAGAATATGATTCTTTCAGTCAAGCCTATAAAGAGGCTGCTATCAGCCGTTTTTATGGAGGTATCCACTATATGCCGGCTATTGATTATGGGGTGACTCAAGGCCTTTCTGTCGGGGAATTTATCTGGAATAATATCAGTACTAAACCCGAAAGATTAGCACAATCCAACTAA